One genomic window of Mucilaginibacter sp. SJ includes the following:
- a CDS encoding DUF6443 domain-containing protein, which produces MDNLHITIKPKLKLLYAVFCLILWVVNAQAQTYLPPPATLTTAPAAGSYYSYSSITLNPTFSFTATSGSSLSLYIANPDCQPLNSSFSASQNYILTSIPRISGFKNGGTGANTGDFAGRGTCELMQTVQYFDGLGRPLQTAQVKGSPLAKDIVQPFAYDQYGREAQKYLPYAATTADGSYKSDGLTTGPTNFYYPGGTAASGSQQANGVVYNPVPYSLINFEASPLNRVLEQGAPGTDWQPVTGNTTGHTVKMEYATNNVNDFSGTDTSLSRKVILYRADINTDQSRTLNYGNTAGNYYSAGQLYVTISKDENWKSGSGNSRGGTTEEYKDKEGHVVLKRTFLFSGGALQQLSTYYVYDDFGNLAFVLPPKSGADAGITSAGNLTTLNNLCYQYQYDGRNRLVQKRLPGKDWEYTVYNKLDQVVATQDGNQRLTNQWIFMKYDALGRVLWTGTWNNGGTAITRSGVQAAVTGFSGALWESRPSGGYPSNLAWPTTGFQGSLTVNYYDDYTFGDFSSMPAAYDYRASASTMTNGLLTCTKTWVTGSAAVLYKVFYYDDLGRSLRTVAEHYLGGTTAVANFNNYDVIDNKYDFINNLTKTTRQHFTIANTTIPAVTVRDTILYDHMNRKIKTLESIWNGNNTPPAYIVLSKLDYNEIGQLKSKGLHSEDGGNSFLQTVNYRYNERGWLQSSQAGLFSENLYYNKPTDNSFTNQYNGNISEMTYTKTGSSNVVFKYGYDQLNRLLSGTSTGGSTMGEQLTYDPLGNISTLMRTGPSSVNLVYTYYNSNASNQLQTVTNGGAGFRSYAAYDPNGNAPSDGGNKNITYNLFNLPQTVTQSGTTLASYIYDCTGQKLSNTGSDGRWDYINGIVYNGTTIANETIDFIQTGEGRVEPNGNSWNYTYNLEDHLGNVRLSFDKDPSAGTARRIQEDEYYSFGLRNAFYNNSNNNRYLYNGKEIQTDLTNQYDYGARFYDPVIARWTAMDRFSEKYKTYSPYHYAANNPILNTDMHGDSIIVGQNGNDYSVRVTGKLINESSTNYTEEQLQNAVGRINSAIGSYYTVQGSDGNSTGTGQVTVASAENPLVVGDHAIRIVDPGQIPNGFGGIYPMNTVGMTTPGASVIYVSSALIDGTPATSGPYKDTGLTNIGGPTLERTVGHELLHNGGVTFNGKDHPGPNESPGNLLNPTGSGAGTKVTIDQVKQMKAAFDKGRLNYNKQKIIVFKKN; this is translated from the coding sequence ATGGACAATCTCCATATCACCATAAAACCAAAGTTAAAGCTGCTTTATGCGGTCTTTTGCTTGATACTCTGGGTTGTAAATGCTCAGGCTCAGACCTACCTGCCACCCCCCGCAACATTGACCACGGCACCAGCGGCGGGCTCCTATTACAGTTACAGCAGCATTACACTAAACCCGACTTTTAGCTTTACGGCAACTTCAGGCAGCAGCTTGAGCCTGTATATAGCCAATCCCGATTGCCAGCCATTGAATTCATCGTTCAGTGCGAGCCAGAATTATATCCTGACATCTATTCCGCGTATAAGTGGCTTTAAGAATGGGGGCACAGGGGCCAACACGGGAGATTTTGCCGGCCGGGGTACGTGTGAACTGATGCAAACGGTACAGTATTTCGATGGACTGGGCAGGCCCTTACAAACGGCGCAGGTAAAAGGCTCACCGCTGGCCAAAGATATTGTTCAGCCTTTTGCCTATGATCAATACGGCAGAGAGGCCCAAAAATACCTGCCTTATGCAGCGACCACTGCTGATGGGAGCTACAAGAGTGACGGACTGACAACGGGGCCAACTAATTTCTATTATCCGGGTGGTACTGCGGCATCGGGGAGCCAGCAAGCAAATGGAGTGGTTTATAACCCTGTCCCGTATTCGTTAATCAACTTCGAGGCATCGCCATTAAACCGGGTGTTGGAGCAAGGTGCACCAGGTACGGACTGGCAGCCCGTAACTGGCAATACGACCGGGCATACGGTAAAGATGGAGTATGCCACGAACAACGTCAATGACTTTAGCGGAACGGATACGTCACTGAGCAGGAAGGTAATCCTGTATAGGGCAGATATTAACACGGATCAGAGCCGCACACTAAACTACGGGAACACGGCTGGGAACTATTATTCGGCCGGGCAACTGTACGTAACAATTAGTAAAGATGAGAACTGGAAGAGCGGCAGCGGCAACAGCAGAGGAGGGACTACAGAGGAGTACAAGGATAAGGAAGGCCATGTCGTGCTGAAACGGACTTTCTTGTTTAGCGGCGGGGCATTGCAGCAACTGTCGACGTATTATGTATATGATGACTTCGGAAATCTGGCCTTTGTGTTGCCACCAAAAAGCGGGGCTGATGCTGGCATCACCAGTGCAGGCAATTTAACCACGCTGAACAACCTATGCTACCAGTATCAATACGACGGCAGGAACCGGCTTGTGCAGAAAAGATTGCCAGGCAAGGATTGGGAATATACCGTATATAATAAGCTTGACCAGGTTGTGGCCACACAGGACGGGAACCAGCGTTTAACCAACCAGTGGATTTTTATGAAGTACGATGCACTGGGGCGTGTACTGTGGACAGGTACCTGGAACAATGGCGGCACGGCAATCACGCGAAGCGGGGTACAGGCGGCGGTAACCGGCTTTAGCGGGGCACTGTGGGAAAGCCGTCCATCGGGAGGGTATCCCTCCAATTTAGCCTGGCCAACAACCGGGTTTCAGGGCTCATTAACAGTGAATTATTATGACGATTATACCTTTGGGGATTTTAGCTCGATGCCTGCGGCGTATGACTACCGGGCATCAGCAAGCACGATGACCAATGGACTGCTGACCTGTACCAAGACCTGGGTAACCGGCAGTGCTGCTGTATTATATAAAGTATTTTACTATGATGACCTCGGACGTTCATTGCGGACAGTTGCCGAACATTACCTGGGCGGGACTACTGCCGTAGCTAACTTTAATAATTATGATGTGATCGACAATAAATACGATTTCATCAATAATTTGACTAAAACAACGCGGCAGCATTTTACCATAGCTAATACGACTATTCCGGCAGTGACGGTTCGGGATACAATCCTGTATGACCACATGAACCGTAAAATAAAAACACTGGAATCGATCTGGAACGGGAATAATACGCCGCCTGCCTATATAGTGCTCAGTAAGTTAGACTACAATGAGATAGGACAATTAAAGAGCAAGGGATTGCACAGTGAAGATGGCGGAAACTCATTTTTGCAAACGGTAAACTACCGGTATAATGAGCGGGGATGGTTGCAATCATCCCAGGCCGGGCTGTTCAGCGAAAACCTATATTATAATAAGCCTACCGACAACAGTTTTACTAACCAGTACAATGGTAACATTTCGGAAATGACGTATACGAAAACAGGATCATCGAATGTGGTATTCAAATACGGTTATGACCAGTTGAACCGGTTACTGAGCGGGACTTCAACAGGGGGAAGCACCATGGGCGAGCAGCTGACCTATGATCCGTTGGGCAATATATCTACCCTGATGCGTACAGGCCCGAGTTCGGTAAATCTTGTATATACCTATTACAACAGTAATGCCAGTAACCAGTTGCAAACGGTAACCAATGGAGGCGCAGGATTCCGAAGTTATGCTGCTTATGACCCCAATGGTAACGCGCCAAGTGATGGCGGTAACAAAAACATCACCTACAACCTGTTTAATCTGCCGCAAACAGTAACACAGAGTGGTACGACGCTGGCCAGCTACATTTATGATTGTACAGGCCAGAAACTGAGCAATACAGGCAGTGATGGGAGATGGGATTATATCAACGGTATTGTGTATAATGGGACTACTATTGCTAATGAGACGATCGATTTTATCCAGACCGGGGAAGGACGTGTTGAGCCCAACGGCAACTCGTGGAACTATACTTATAATCTGGAAGATCACCTTGGGAATGTACGGTTATCGTTTGACAAAGACCCATCAGCAGGGACTGCACGTCGGATCCAGGAAGATGAGTATTATTCCTTTGGATTGAGGAATGCGTTTTACAACAATTCCAACAACAACCGCTATCTTTATAATGGGAAGGAGATTCAAACAGACCTGACGAACCAATACGATTATGGCGCAAGGTTTTATGATCCGGTGATTGCGAGGTGGACGGCAATGGATAGGTTTTCTGAAAAATATAAAACATATTCGCCCTACCACTACGCTGCCAATAATCCAATTTTAAATACAGATATGCATGGGGACTCAATTATAGTTGGCCAAAATGGCAACGACTATAGTGTAAGAGTTACAGGAAAACTGATTAATGAGTCAAGTACAAATTATACAGAAGAACAATTACAAAATGCAGTTGGACGTATAAATTCTGCAATTGGATCTTACTATACTGTTCAAGGAAGCGATGGAAATTCAACGGGAACTGGTCAGGTGACGGTTGCATCAGCTGAAAACCCGTTAGTGGTAGGAGATCATGCTATCAGAATTGTTGATCCTGGGCAAATTCCCAACGGCTTTGGTGGTATTTATCCTATGAATACTGTTGGCATGACAACTCCTGGAGCAAGTGTAATTTATGTTTCTTCGGCACTTATAGATGGGACACCTGCAACAAGTGGGCCTTATAAAGACACTGGTTTAACGAATATTGGTGGACCAACTTTAGAGAGAACAGTTGGTCATGAACTGTTGCATAATGGAGGAGTTACATTCAATGGGAAGGATCATCCAGGACCAAATGAATCACCCGGAAATCTCCTGAATCCAACAGGCTCAGGAGCAGGAACAAAGGTTACGATTGATCAGGTAAAACAGATGAAAGCGGCGTTTGATAAGGGGCGCTTAAATTATAATAAACAAAAAATAATAGTATTTAAGAAAAACTAA